One genomic window of Lepeophtheirus salmonis chromosome 5, UVic_Lsal_1.4, whole genome shotgun sequence includes the following:
- the cue gene encoding protein cueball: MDIPIRETLLLFMLFYSNNNVAGSSSSNQSIVISFEDRLEIIDGESTNVIESFSLSPTVNYIVSITSDGHKLFLSDYRDEGTTIFEVSLGKKLQILPLVEQNSLNMAEGIAFDSKSKKLYFSDSRKRQISSILLTKEKKLQNVITMDSPHGKLRDVAIDSCNRRLYWVNWDSNRPRIEFLNLDLNSYNSSATQIFIDSNLSKPRSLIYDYWDLRLYWIDTDENHKYKIERAFSDSSGRTVVCKGNDNSPYDITVTENHIFWSDWMNMVIWRAHKFGDKCELTAVKHLKSSRPMGIASLSFPNKCIEKESVIKYSTELVEETNDNIMKPSTVTMSSEICQNYCIHGNCSLSAINFPICHCQFGYSGSRCQNDLCHNYCLNKGICRFPTSNKGKPICQCIGEFNGARCQFDMSKDRNNVQQIKESPTSKVFLYGFVLTSSSTGLLLLLLTAITVRTYREKKGVYVRQKNSLSEKFIDTPEPPKSEICIGKTTNCSSFVDIEDCCQMTLCDTPCVEATFRKPRRRGLSHGDDDKAVLLDNDSLVNKEENLF, translated from the exons ATGGATATTCCGATTCGTGAAACGCTTCTACTTTTTATGCTATTTTATTCGAACAACAATGTCGCTGGATCATCCTCTTCCAATCAAA GTATTGTGATATCTTTTGAAGACCGACTCGAAATCATTGATGGAGAATCCACAAACGTGATTGAATCTTTCTCCTTATCTCCAACAGTTAACTATATTGTGAGTATAACCTCAGAtggacataaattatttttaagcgaCTATCGGGATGAGGGAACAACTATCTTCGAAGTTagtcttggaaaaaaattacaaatccttCCTTTGGTTGAac AAAATTCCCTGAATATGGCCGAAGGAATTGCATTTGATTCAAAGAGCAAAAAGCTATATTTCTCAGACTCCAGAAAACGTCAAATATCTTCAATTTTATtgacgaaagaaaaaaaacttcagaatGTCATAACGATGGATTCGCCACACGGAAAACTTAGGGATGTTGCAATTGATTCATGCAATCGCCGTTTATATTGGGTCAACTGGGATTCCAACCGACcaagaattgaatttttgaatttagatCTCAACTCCTACAATTCATCAGCGACTCAGATTTTTATTGATTCCAATTTATCAAAACCTAGAAGTTTAATCTATGATTATTGGGATCTTAGATTATACTGGATTGATACAGatgaaaatcataaatataaaatagagcGAGCATTTTCTGATTCGAGTGGAAGGACAGTTGTTTGCAAGGGAAATGATAATTCTCCTTATGACATAACTGTTACtgagaatcatattttttggtcTGATTGGATGAACATGGTAATTTGGCGAGCTCATAAATTTGGTGATAAATGTGAACTTACAGCTGTGAAACATTTGAAGTCGTCTAGGCCCATGGGGATCGCATCTCTTTCATTTCCTAATAAGTGCATTGAAAAAGAGTCTGTGATCAAGTATTCCACCGAGTTAGTTGAAGAAACAAATGATAACATTATGAAACCTTCAACAGTGACTATGTCCTCGGAAATATGCCAAAATTACTGCATACATGGAAATTGCAGTCTGTCTGCAATTAACTTTCCAATTTGTCATTGCCAATTTGGTTATAGTGGATCTCGCTGTCAAAATGATCTCTGTCATAACTATTGCTTGAATAAGGGAATATGTCGCTTTCCTACATCAAATAAAGGCAAGCCAATTTGTCAGTGTATTGGTGAATTTAATGGAGCACGATGTCAGTTTGATAT GTCTAAGGATCGAAATAATGTTCAACAGATTAAAGAATCTCCAACTTCCAAGGTTTTCCTCTATGGATTTGTTCTAACTTCATCATCTACGGGATTATTACTCCTGTTGCTCACTGCTATTACTGTCAGAACATATAGGGAGAAAAAAGGAGTGTatgtaagacaaaaaaatagtttatcagaaaaatttattgatactCCAGAGCCACCAAAGTCAGAAATATGTATTGGAAAGACGACAAATTGTTCTTCTTTTGTGGACATTGAAGATTGTTGCCAAATGACTTTATGTGAcaca CCTTGTGTTGAGGCCACATTTCGTAAGCCAAGACGAAGAGGGTTAAGCCACGGTGATGACGATAAAGCAGTTCTTCTGGATAATGATTCGCTCGTTAACAAAgaagaaaaccttttttaa